The following proteins are co-located in the Methanobacterium formicicum DSM 3637 genome:
- the ilvE gene encoding branched-chain-amino-acid transaminase, which translates to MAFDESGKIWFNGELVDWKEANIHALSHVVHYGSSVFEGIRCYNTKKGPAVFRLKEHVQRLYNSAKIYRMEIPYSQEDFCQAILDTIKINQLDACYIRPAIFRGYAELGVYPLNCPVESIIAVWAWGKYLGEEALENGVDVGVSTWRRMAPNTMPNMAKAGSNYMNSQLAKMEAVSNNYDEAIMLDYQGMVSEGSGENIFIVKDGVLHTPPRASSLLDGITRNSVITLARDMDLEVKEEEIPREMLYVADELFLTGTAAEISPIRSVDRITVGNGKRGEITKKLQDDFFAILEGNAEDKYGWLTFV; encoded by the coding sequence ATGGCCTTTGACGAGTCAGGAAAAATATGGTTCAATGGAGAATTAGTTGATTGGAAGGAAGCAAACATTCATGCATTATCACACGTAGTTCACTACGGATCCAGTGTTTTTGAGGGAATAAGGTGTTATAATACTAAAAAAGGTCCGGCAGTGTTCCGCTTAAAAGAACATGTTCAACGCCTCTACAACTCCGCTAAAATCTATCGAATGGAAATACCCTACTCTCAGGAAGACTTCTGTCAGGCTATCCTGGATACCATCAAGATTAACCAGCTGGATGCGTGCTATATTCGTCCTGCTATATTCCGAGGTTATGCTGAACTGGGAGTTTATCCCCTGAACTGCCCGGTGGAATCCATTATCGCTGTCTGGGCCTGGGGAAAATACCTGGGAGAAGAGGCTCTGGAAAATGGAGTGGATGTTGGTGTTTCTACCTGGCGCCGTATGGCTCCCAACACCATGCCCAACATGGCCAAAGCCGGTTCTAACTACATGAACAGCCAGCTGGCCAAAATGGAAGCCGTGTCCAATAATTATGATGAAGCTATAATGCTGGACTACCAGGGAATGGTCAGTGAAGGTAGTGGAGAAAACATATTCATTGTAAAGGACGGAGTCCTGCACACACCACCCCGTGCTTCTTCATTGCTGGACGGTATTACCAGGAATTCTGTAATCACCCTGGCCAGAGACATGGATTTGGAAGTTAAAGAAGAAGAAATACCCCGGGAAATGCTTTACGTAGCCGATGAACTCTTTTTAACCGGTACTGCAGCCGAAATAAGTCCCATAAGATCGGTTGACCGCATAACTGTAGGTAATGGTAAGCGGGGAGAAATTACGAAAAAATTACAGGACGATTTCTTCGCAATTTTAGAGGGTA